A segment of the Carya illinoinensis cultivar Pawnee chromosome 1, C.illinoinensisPawnee_v1, whole genome shotgun sequence genome:
ttaattttacactTAACAAATGTACGGTACAGAGATAATAAACAACAGAACAACTAAAAAATAGATTAAGCAACCGCCTTATCCGTGCTATTAGATTTAGATATATGGGCCGGCCCTTTTGAGTAGATAAGCTTGCTCAGCTCTGATATAGAGTTGGTTGATGTTTTCAGTTTTGTATTGCTGATTGTCTTTTCTCCTTCGTAAATTCTTGTAATAATAATGCTGGGTACAGTACTGGAATTTTAGAAGAGAAAATTGCGGGTAAACAGTAATAATTATTCATGCATTTTTAATAGTGCATGAACAATTATTTATACTGAAATTATATTTGAGTCGAGTTTAAGTGAATGGTACCCAATCATGTTTGACGCGATTATTATAAACATCAGATTCCATTTTAAGTTATTCCATTTACAAATTGACATGCAAACACAtaatttagaaattttcaaattaaaaagagaCAGGAAAGAAAAGACCTAATCATCTCTGGAAAATTTTGGGTAACTTGTTCTACCTGAAAACTTCTAATCATATATATCTTAACCTGTTGCTGTAAATTGatttaaagaacaaaaaagaaaagaaaggaaaaggataATTCTGTTGAGgaaaattaatttgtatttttgaaGCTATGGGAATTGTTTATTGAACATTTCCTTACGAAACCTTAAAATAGCCAAAAAAACCGACAATCCAATTCACTAACGTCCTAACATGATATAGCTTATTCATATTCCTAAATTAATGTTACATCTCCCAACATTTTTGTTGCCCAGTACTTGACTAGCTTCGCAGAAGGGTATATTGGAAGAACATGAAGAGTAGAACCTGAATGCAACTCATAAAAGCCCGAAAGCTTTATAAGACACTACAGAAATGGCCACCACAATTGCCTTATTAGATACATACACGTCTTAAGTATATGAATATTAACCGACCAAATTAACCCAAGTccacccatatatatattaatgcatcTGCAAGCAAGGTTGAAAGTGAATTGATATGAACTGAGACAGCACTTTATGCGTGAAATCAAATCGTTATAATCACGCGGGACTAGCCTCTCCtgtttcctcctcctcctcgttcTCCCCTGTCAACTCCTCCAGCGATTTTCCCTTGGACTCGGGCACCAATAAGGTAAAAAACACACCCAACGTATTGATCCCACCGAGCACAATGAGTGTATTCTTCACTCCAATACCAGGCGCGTACCCTGCATCTGTGAGATGTGGGTTTGTGTTTTGAGCAGCATACAAGAACCCAAATGCACCAACAATAGCTCCAGCCTTCCCGGAGGCGGCTGATATTCCGTGACAAGTAGCCCTCAACCTTGCAGGGAAAATTTCTGCAGGCACAATAAATGTGGTGGAATTGGGTCCAAAGTTAGCAAAGAAAAAGGTGAGGGCGTACAACAAGATAAACCCGATATGGTTGCCCTTAAGTTTCCAGTGATCGTAAGGGATAGCAAGCGCAAACATGAAGACGGACATGAAGAAGAAACCCATCAATTGGATTACAAACCGTCCCCAACGATCAATGAAGGCCACAGTAAACCAATACCCTGGCACAAGACCGCACAAAGCTATAAGTGTTTGTGCCTTTGCAATCTTGTAAACCTCTTCAATGGCGCCCATTTTTGGTGGCGATGGAAGCCATCCAACGGCAGTGAAGATATCCTTTTGGAATAAGTTTTGACTATAGTAGGCAATGTCCAACAAGAACCAACAAGTGGCTGTTCCAACCAGGTGAAGTCCATGGCGTCTCGCAAATTCTTTAGAGAATAAGCCATAGGGTTTCTTAGTAATCTTAtctaccttttctttttctacttcGAGCTCCACCTGTAATACACTAGACATGTCTGCCGCTGCCTGCCTTTCATTCTTGGCTACTAGGGCCGTAAAACGAGCTGTCTCCGGCATTTTCATACGCCAATAGAAAGTAAGGGCAGCCGGGATGGCTCCAATCATCAGGACAATGCGCCAAATGTAATCGGCTTGGTCTGGCAGGGAGGCTACTGGATCAACATCGAATGGGGGAGGCTTGTACTTGTTATTGAAAGCGCTTGAAACAATTAAAGCAACAATCCCACCAGCTAAAATTCCGAAGCCTTGCATGGCAAAAACCGCAGCGATAAATGCCCCACGAGTTCTTTTGTTTGCATATTCAGACATGATTGTAGCCGACAGAGGATAGTCTCCGCCAATGCCAAAGCCAAGCCAGAACCGAAAGAAACAAAGCGTGGTAATTATACCGTTTCGTGTGTGCCCAAAGGAGAGCCCCGAGCCAATGGAGCTTACTACCATGAGAATGAGGGTTAAACCATAGACCTTCTTGCGGCCCAATTTGTCACCAAGCCAACCGAAGAATATCTGCCCAGCAAAAGTGCCGCAAAACGCAACTCCATTAACAGCGTCTGCCACGTTGGGAGGCAAAGACCCTGGTATTTCGCCATTTTTTGTGTAGTATATGCGGCCAAGTAACTTTGAGACGGTGGTTATGCAGAAGAGATCATATGCATCCGTGAAGAATCCCATTCCGGTGATTACAATTGCCTTGAAATGGTACAATTGGGTCTTTGCAGAATCGAGTGCATCCAGCACTCTCATACTTTCACGACCCATGGCTTGATTATCCAGCACTCTCATACTCTCATACTAGCTCCTACGATACCAGAAATTttctgaattaaaaaaaaaaaaaaagacacaattaaagaaaagaaacgaaACAAATATAATTAGTGATATTCCTGA
Coding sequences within it:
- the LOC122303075 gene encoding low affinity inorganic phosphate transporter 1-like isoform X2, translating into MSSDMRVLDALDSAKTQLYHFKAIVITGMGFFTDAYDLFCITTVSKLLGRIYYTKNGEIPGSLPPNVADAVNGVAFCGTFAGQIFFGWLGDKLGRKKVYGLTLILMVVSSIGSGLSFGHTRNGIITTLCFFRFWLGFGIGGDYPLSATIMSEYANKRTRGAFIAAVFAMQGFGILAGGIVALIVSSAFNNKYKPPPFDVDPVASLPDQADYIWRIVLMIGAIPAALTFYWRMKMPETARFTALVAKNERQAAADMSSVLQVELEVEKEKVDKITKKPYGLFSKEFARRHGLHLVGTATCWFLLDIAYYSQNLFQKDIFTAVGWLPSPPKMGAIEEVYKIAKAQTLIALCGLVPGYWFTVAFIDRWGRFVIQLMGFFFMSVFMFALAIPYDHWKLKGNHIGFILLYALTFFFANFGPNSTTFIVPAEIFPARLRATCHGISAASGKAGAIVGAFGFLYAAQNTNPHLTDAGYAPGIGVKNTLIVLGGINTLGVFFTLLVPESKGKSLEELTGENEEEEETGEASPA
- the LOC122303075 gene encoding low affinity inorganic phosphate transporter 1-like isoform X1 is translated as MGRESMRVLDALDSAKTQLYHFKAIVITGMGFFTDAYDLFCITTVSKLLGRIYYTKNGEIPGSLPPNVADAVNGVAFCGTFAGQIFFGWLGDKLGRKKVYGLTLILMVVSSIGSGLSFGHTRNGIITTLCFFRFWLGFGIGGDYPLSATIMSEYANKRTRGAFIAAVFAMQGFGILAGGIVALIVSSAFNNKYKPPPFDVDPVASLPDQADYIWRIVLMIGAIPAALTFYWRMKMPETARFTALVAKNERQAAADMSSVLQVELEVEKEKVDKITKKPYGLFSKEFARRHGLHLVGTATCWFLLDIAYYSQNLFQKDIFTAVGWLPSPPKMGAIEEVYKIAKAQTLIALCGLVPGYWFTVAFIDRWGRFVIQLMGFFFMSVFMFALAIPYDHWKLKGNHIGFILLYALTFFFANFGPNSTTFIVPAEIFPARLRATCHGISAASGKAGAIVGAFGFLYAAQNTNPHLTDAGYAPGIGVKNTLIVLGGINTLGVFFTLLVPESKGKSLEELTGENEEEEETGEASPA